The Prunus persica cultivar Lovell chromosome G8, Prunus_persica_NCBIv2, whole genome shotgun sequence genome includes a region encoding these proteins:
- the LOC18766279 gene encoding uncharacterized protein LOC18766279 encodes MKIFAELGWFQDLLEVLYRVLQKSIDEAKKKSRDEAKKREEEGEGRRKEYGKNRSNEWQKPRNRYWSNYDESDVEEEKEEIKTVTDVRIARAKSAVDRYQNDLEYRFLHDRVSEVFVEMLTSDVLSLESGEIEHISTASKFCPSIDSSYDRATLICENIARRMFPRHNFGEYKDVEEAHYAYRVRNRLRKQVLSPLRKALERLPAAKQDKKSLSLFKNRKRLIALEIYSKIIGCGGGGRDERRLQIKGYMKLVDILLPKKNIVDICFGDGLKPPHHVVALLEKEHGGDDEIAEVQWRRLVQEFSNKGRLRNCIAVCDVPESMRGTLKEMVCISMGLLVSELSEKPWQGFVIPLSDFPRLHKVEGDNLQSKLLEYRDYYLVF; translated from the coding sequence ATGAAGATTTTTGCGGAATTGGGTTGGTTCCAAGATCTATTGGAGGTTCTCTATAGGGTTTTGCAGAAATCCATAGatgaagcaaagaaaaaatccAGAGATGAAGCGAAGAAAAGGGAAGAAGAGGGGGAGGGAAGACGGAAAGAGTATGGGAAGAATCGTTCGAATGAATGGCAGAAACCTAGGAATAGGTATTGGTCCAACTATGACGAAAGCGATgtggaggaagagaaggaagagataAAAACAGTCACAGATGTTCGCATCGCCAGGGCTAAAAGCGCGGTTGACAGGTACCAAAACGACCTTGAATATCGGTTCTTGCATGATCGTGTATCGGAGGTGTTTGTGGAGATGCTGACATCAGATGTCTTGTCTTTGGAGTCTGGTGAGATTGAACATATCAGCACTGCTTCCAAATTCTGTCCTTCGATTGATTCATCTTACGACAGAGCAACTTTGATATGTGAAAACATAGCAAGGAGAATGTTTCCACGCCATAATTTTGGGGAGTACAAAGATGTTGAAGAAGCTCATTATGCTTATAGGGTCCGTAATCGACTGAGGAAACAAGTACTTAGCCCCCTACGCAAGGCATTGGAGCGCTTACCAGCTGCAAAACAGGACAAGAAGTCATTATCATTGTTCAAGAACCGCAAGAGGCTGATTGCTTTGGAAATCTACAGCAAGATCattggttgtggtggtggaggcCGTGATGAAAGAAGATTGCAAATTAAGGGTTACATGAAGCTCGTGGACATACTATTACCCAAGAAAAATATTGTCGACATATGCTTTGGTGATGGGCTAAAGCCTCCTCACCATGTGGTGGCCTTGTTGGAAAAGGAACATGGCGGTGATGATGAGATTGCAGAGGTTCAATGGCGGAGATTAGTCCAAGAGTTTTCGAACAAAGGGAGGCTCAGGAATTGTATTGCAGTGTGTGATGTCCCGGAGAGCATGAGAGGGACATTGAAGGAGATGGTTTGCATTTCAATGGGGTTGTTGGTTTCGGAGCTCAGCGAAAAACCTTGGCAAGGTTTTGTTATCCCGCTCAGCGATTTTCCAAGGCTGCACAAAGTTGAAGGAGACAATCTGCAGTCGAAATTGTTAGAATACAGAGACTATTATCTTGTATTTTAA